One genomic segment of uncultured Desulfobacter sp. includes these proteins:
- a CDS encoding acetate--CoA ligase family protein, translating into MVLDIDFDSIEQIFSNAWDQERDFLFESEVYELLAKSGAENFPRARLIERGVRIPDDELVAMPGEKSVLKIVSPYIVHKTDVGGVRVVDKAPDKIRSAVRRMLYEVPENYAAGLARAQESLPSHYQGLTGDALTAAVSRDIKGVLQVQYMPPDSVAFGNELIVGLRHTREFGTILSAGLGGTDTELYAKRFRKGQAIVAASPAMCTQERFFQLYRKTISYRKLAGLTRGQRRIVTDEQLVECFESFIRMGNTYCCENPEAVFIIDELEINPFAFSDFLMVPLDGMCRFSKQKRTVPKRPLSKINNLLHPVRMGLVGVSSTRKNFGRIILDNVLAQGFDPENMVIFKKGMAQFQGIDCLPDLAALENSGKGKLDLFIVAVEADQVPALVEGVIKKDAAHAVMLISGGLGETYDSKIKAGQVVDAICAARTRPDTDGGPVFLGANCMGVISLPGSFDTWFIPKEKLPKDRSCPRSFSRAALISQSGAFMVYRSHQCPQLAPAYMISMGNQTDLTLGDMMTYFKDSDQVDVIAVYAEGFNYLDGLAFCRAVRDAVLAGKEVVFYKAGRTPEGQAATSSHTASLAGDYMVCESCVSQAGAIVARTFSEFQELMLLAETLNTKIIHGNRLAAVSGAGFEAVGMADSIQSDDFTMEFARFGNKTIADLRSVLVAKGLDRLVTISNPIDINPAADDQVHGDIATILCRDPGVDAVILSMDPMSPAMQTLDTAPEDRFSMHHKDAILQRLRHLKNTSATPIVAVVDGGRLYDPLRDALMAGGIPVFNVCDGAVAALSLYIQGRLRANTIRESDSKG; encoded by the coding sequence ATGGTCTTGGATATTGACTTTGATTCCATTGAACAGATTTTTTCCAACGCCTGGGACCAGGAACGGGATTTTCTTTTTGAATCCGAAGTATACGAACTTTTGGCGAAATCCGGTGCAGAAAATTTTCCCCGGGCCCGGCTGATTGAGCGCGGGGTCCGGATTCCGGATGACGAGCTTGTGGCCATGCCGGGTGAGAAAAGTGTATTAAAGATTGTTTCTCCTTATATTGTCCATAAGACAGACGTGGGCGGGGTCAGGGTAGTGGACAAGGCGCCCGATAAGATCCGTTCTGCCGTGCGCCGGATGTTATACGAGGTGCCGGAAAATTATGCAGCCGGCTTGGCCCGTGCCCAGGAAAGCCTGCCCTCGCATTATCAGGGCCTGACCGGTGACGCCCTGACAGCTGCAGTTTCCCGGGACATTAAAGGCGTACTCCAGGTGCAGTATATGCCCCCGGATTCGGTCGCCTTTGGCAATGAGCTCATTGTTGGGCTGCGTCATACCCGGGAATTCGGCACCATATTATCTGCCGGATTAGGCGGTACAGACACGGAATTATATGCCAAACGGTTCAGGAAAGGCCAGGCCATTGTGGCGGCCTCCCCGGCCATGTGCACCCAAGAGCGCTTTTTCCAGTTGTACCGCAAGACCATTTCCTACAGAAAACTTGCCGGTTTAACCAGGGGACAGCGCCGTATCGTTACGGACGAGCAATTGGTGGAATGTTTTGAGTCTTTTATCCGTATGGGCAATACCTATTGTTGTGAAAATCCAGAGGCGGTTTTTATTATAGACGAGCTTGAGATCAATCCCTTTGCCTTTTCCGATTTTCTTATGGTGCCTCTGGACGGGATGTGCCGATTTTCAAAGCAGAAAAGAACAGTTCCGAAACGTCCGCTTTCAAAAATTAATAATCTGCTTCATCCGGTACGCATGGGTCTTGTCGGTGTATCTTCTACCCGGAAGAATTTTGGCCGTATTATTTTGGATAATGTTTTAGCCCAGGGGTTTGATCCGGAAAATATGGTGATTTTTAAAAAAGGCATGGCGCAATTCCAGGGCATTGACTGCCTGCCTGATCTGGCTGCACTGGAAAACAGCGGCAAGGGGAAACTTGACTTGTTTATTGTGGCGGTAGAGGCCGATCAGGTGCCTGCCTTGGTCGAGGGTGTCATAAAAAAGGATGCTGCCCATGCTGTTATGCTTATTTCCGGCGGTTTAGGGGAGACCTATGACAGCAAGATTAAGGCCGGCCAGGTCGTCGATGCCATCTGTGCAGCCCGCACCCGACCGGATACCGACGGCGGTCCGGTGTTTCTTGGTGCCAATTGCATGGGGGTGATTTCTTTGCCCGGCAGTTTTGATACCTGGTTTATTCCTAAAGAAAAATTGCCCAAGGACAGATCCTGCCCCAGATCATTCTCCAGGGCGGCCTTGATCAGCCAGAGCGGGGCCTTTATGGTGTACCGAAGCCACCAGTGTCCCCAATTGGCACCGGCGTATATGATTTCCATGGGCAACCAGACTGATTTGACTTTGGGCGACATGATGACATATTTTAAGGACAGTGATCAGGTGGATGTGATAGCCGTATATGCTGAAGGCTTTAATTACCTGGACGGCCTGGCATTCTGCCGGGCGGTCAGGGATGCGGTCCTGGCAGGCAAAGAAGTAGTATTTTATAAGGCAGGCCGGACCCCGGAAGGCCAAGCCGCCACCTCCAGTCATACCGCTTCCCTTGCCGGAGATTATATGGTCTGTGAAAGCTGTGTTTCCCAGGCCGGTGCCATTGTTGCAAGAACCTTCAGTGAATTTCAGGAACTTATGCTGCTGGCCGAAACATTAAATACCAAAATCATCCATGGCAACCGCCTGGCTGCCGTCAGCGGTGCCGGGTTTGAAGCCGTGGGCATGGCTGATTCCATCCAAAGCGATGACTTTACCATGGAATTTGCCCGATTCGGCAATAAAACCATAGCCGACCTGCGGTCTGTACTGGTGGCCAAGGGGCTGGACCGTCTGGTTACGATATCCAATCCCATTGATATTAATCCAGCGGCCGATGATCAGGTCCACGGTGACATTGCCACAATCCTTTGCCGGGACCCAGGCGTGGACGCTGTGATTCTCAGTATGGATCCCATGTCTCCGGCTATGCAGACCCTGGACACTGCCCCGGAAGACCGGTTTTCCATGCATCATAAAGATGCTATTCTCCAACGACTGAGAC